The following are from one region of the Methyloversatilis discipulorum genome:
- a CDS encoding methyl-accepting chemotaxis protein → MALNIPGLKSARPADGSSAPTAPRGTLGFLRGRLPLIGHLPLEQQVRVLGTLFLFFIVIAAFLVWQDLRITRYNASYVSAAGQMRTLSQSMAKSAHQALAGESAAFAELAASRDAFFRLLDRVTQGGEIDGVDVPASSGAVQGSLQQLDAAWSGFDQNVSAVLAQEKALRALGDAARALDQQAPALAAAAAQTAVVRAGKDGNLFHSFATVLSQVQAGAHATAADAPATLARSVPALRDAAQQIETLAEGAARDTFSSARAVIDRPLGVLAGELDKPEALAGARKAGAAVLAEAATLSKLTDELGAGYVAEREGRLALAGAGALCVLLALVSVFLMVRAYNEDQNEQRLQAEGSREEAKREKDMTQQAILRLMNEMGDLADGDLTVRATVSEDITGAIADSVNYTIEELSVLVKRINDAAGRVTEASETAQRISTQLLTAAEKQSREVTESGQSVLAMAQSMNMVSQEATRSAQVARQSLAAAQNGSTAVSNSIRGMNDIREQIQETSKRIKRLGESSQEIGEIVELISDITEQTNVLALNAAIQAASAGEAGRGFTVVAEEVQRLAERSAEATKQIAAIVRTIQTDTQDAVAAMENSTRGVVEGARLSDAAGQALGEISTVSSELAQLIERISSSAQVQAEQATRVAQGMQGILRITEQTTVGTKQTAVSIGQLADLAAELKGSVAGFKV, encoded by the coding sequence ATGGCACTGAACATCCCAGGACTGAAATCCGCCCGTCCCGCCGACGGCAGCAGCGCCCCCACCGCGCCACGCGGCACCCTCGGTTTCCTGCGCGGACGCCTGCCGCTGATCGGTCACCTGCCGCTCGAACAGCAGGTACGCGTGCTCGGAACGCTGTTCCTGTTCTTCATCGTGATCGCCGCCTTCCTTGTCTGGCAGGACTTGCGCATCACCCGCTACAACGCGAGCTATGTATCGGCCGCCGGCCAGATGCGCACGCTGAGCCAGAGCATGGCGAAGTCGGCGCACCAGGCGCTGGCCGGCGAGTCGGCCGCCTTCGCCGAACTGGCCGCCTCGCGTGACGCCTTCTTCCGGCTGCTCGACCGCGTCACCCAGGGCGGCGAGATCGACGGTGTCGACGTGCCGGCCAGTTCCGGTGCGGTGCAGGGGTCGCTGCAGCAGCTCGACGCGGCCTGGTCAGGCTTCGATCAGAACGTATCGGCCGTGCTGGCGCAGGAAAAGGCGCTGCGCGCGCTCGGCGACGCCGCCCGCGCGCTCGACCAGCAGGCGCCGGCGCTGGCCGCGGCGGCAGCACAGACCGCCGTCGTGCGGGCCGGCAAGGACGGCAACCTGTTCCACAGCTTCGCCACCGTGCTCAGTCAGGTGCAGGCTGGCGCGCACGCGACCGCGGCCGACGCACCGGCGACGCTCGCCCGCAGCGTGCCGGCGCTGCGCGACGCCGCGCAGCAGATCGAGACGCTGGCCGAAGGCGCGGCGCGCGACACCTTCAGCAGCGCGCGCGCCGTGATCGACCGCCCGCTCGGCGTGCTGGCCGGTGAGCTCGACAAACCCGAAGCACTGGCTGGCGCACGCAAGGCCGGTGCTGCCGTGCTCGCCGAGGCGGCGACGCTGTCGAAACTGACGGATGAACTGGGCGCCGGCTACGTCGCCGAACGCGAGGGGCGGCTGGCCCTGGCCGGTGCCGGCGCGCTGTGCGTGCTGCTGGCTCTGGTCAGCGTCTTCCTGATGGTGCGCGCCTACAACGAGGACCAGAACGAACAGCGTCTGCAGGCCGAAGGTTCGCGCGAGGAAGCGAAGCGCGAGAAGGACATGACGCAGCAGGCCATCCTGCGGCTGATGAACGAGATGGGCGACCTCGCCGACGGTGACCTGACGGTGCGCGCGACGGTGTCGGAAGACATCACCGGCGCCATCGCCGACTCGGTCAATTACACGATCGAGGAACTGTCGGTGCTGGTGAAGCGGATCAACGACGCCGCCGGCCGCGTGACCGAGGCGTCGGAAACCGCGCAGCGCATCTCGACCCAGTTGCTGACGGCGGCGGAAAAGCAGTCGCGCGAAGTGACCGAATCCGGCCAGTCGGTGCTGGCGATGGCGCAGTCGATGAATATGGTGTCGCAGGAGGCGACACGCTCGGCGCAGGTGGCGCGTCAGTCCCTGGCCGCGGCGCAGAACGGCTCGACCGCGGTGTCGAACTCGATCCGCGGCATGAACGACATCCGCGAGCAGATCCAGGAAACGTCGAAGCGCATCAAGCGGCTGGGCGAATCGTCGCAGGAGATCGGCGAGATCGTCGAGCTCATTTCCGACATTACCGAACAGACCAACGTGCTCGCGCTGAACGCGGCCATCCAGGCCGCGAGTGCCGGCGAAGCCGGTCGCGGCTTCACGGTGGTGGCGGAGGAAGTGCAGCGTCTGGCCGAACGTTCGGCCGAGGCGACCAAGCAGATCGCCGCCATCGTTCGCACCATCCAGACCGACACCCAGGACGCCGTGGCGGCGATGGAAAACTCGACCCGCGGCGTGGTCGAGGGGGCACGCCTGTCGGACGCTGCCGGTCAGGCACTGGGCGAGATTTCGACCGTGTCGTCGGAACTGGCGCAGCTGATCGAACGCATTTCGTCGTCCGCCCAGGTTCAGGCGGAACAGGCCACACGCGTGGCGCAGGGCATGCAGGGCATCCTGCGCATCACGGAGCAGACCACGGTCGGCACCAAGCAGACCGCGGTGTCCATCGGCCAGCTGGCGGACCTCGCCGCTGAACTCAAGGGCTCGGTCGCGGGCTTCAAGGTATGA
- a CDS encoding PHA/PHB synthase family protein produces MNKPAAKDAKPAEPATLPDPAEVAKTYAEVAERASKLLGEHVQRQLKRGVTPPADELGIAQAFMDMTSRLLSNPYKLAQAQMGLVWDYYTLWQQSMLKFMGVDAAPVVTPVKGDNRFRGEEWESHFLFDFFKQSYLIAARHIHDVVSNVEGMDDHTLQKVNFFTRQTINAFSPSNFALTNPEVLRETVRSHGQNLLRGFNNLLRDIEDGDGQLRVRMTDTSAFELGRNVATTPGKVVAENALMQLLQFNPTTDKQFKRPLLIVPPWINKYYILDLRESNSYIKWATDQGHTVFVISWVNPDEKLAQLTFEDYVHQGPLAALDMIEKHTGETEVNAAGYCLGGTLLATTLAYLAGKKQKRIASATFFTTLIDFSEPGELGVFIDEKAVEGLEKKMFERGYLEGSEMAGTFNMLRSNDLIWSFVVNNYLMGREPFPFDLLYWNSDSTRMPACMHSFYLRQMYIQNKLREPGGITVLGEPIDIRKIKVPVYFVSAIEDHIAPWKSTYLGAQLVSGPVRFVLGGSGHIAGIVNPPAANKYGYWTNPGVKLAGDADEWFNGCTQHPGSWWTDWQEWVSAQDADTVPARDPAKGKLKPIEDAPGRFAKLRLDTMKK; encoded by the coding sequence ATGAACAAGCCAGCCGCCAAAGACGCCAAGCCCGCAGAACCCGCCACCCTGCCGGACCCCGCCGAAGTCGCGAAGACCTACGCCGAAGTGGCGGAGCGCGCGAGCAAGCTGCTCGGCGAACACGTGCAGCGGCAACTGAAGCGCGGCGTCACGCCGCCGGCCGACGAACTGGGCATCGCCCAGGCCTTCATGGACATGACCTCGCGTCTGCTGTCCAACCCGTACAAGCTGGCGCAGGCGCAGATGGGTCTGGTGTGGGATTACTACACGCTGTGGCAGCAGTCGATGCTGAAGTTCATGGGCGTCGATGCGGCGCCGGTGGTCACCCCGGTCAAGGGCGACAACCGCTTCCGCGGCGAGGAGTGGGAAAGCCACTTCCTGTTCGACTTCTTCAAGCAGAGCTACCTGATCGCCGCCCGTCACATCCACGACGTCGTCAGCAACGTCGAGGGCATGGACGATCACACGCTGCAGAAGGTCAACTTCTTCACCCGCCAGACCATCAACGCCTTCAGCCCGAGCAACTTCGCGCTGACCAACCCCGAAGTGCTGCGCGAAACCGTGCGCAGCCACGGCCAGAACCTGCTGCGCGGCTTCAACAACCTGCTGCGTGACATCGAGGACGGCGACGGTCAGCTGCGCGTGCGCATGACCGACACCTCGGCCTTCGAACTGGGCCGCAACGTCGCCACGACGCCGGGCAAGGTGGTGGCCGAGAACGCGCTGATGCAGCTGCTGCAGTTCAACCCGACCACCGACAAGCAGTTCAAGCGTCCGCTGCTCATCGTGCCGCCGTGGATCAACAAGTACTACATCCTCGACCTGCGCGAATCGAACAGCTACATCAAGTGGGCCACCGACCAGGGCCACACCGTGTTCGTCATTTCCTGGGTGAACCCGGACGAGAAGCTGGCCCAGCTCACCTTCGAGGACTACGTGCACCAGGGCCCGCTGGCCGCGCTCGACATGATCGAGAAGCACACCGGCGAAACCGAGGTGAACGCGGCCGGCTACTGCCTGGGCGGCACGCTGCTGGCGACCACGCTGGCCTACCTCGCCGGCAAGAAGCAGAAGCGCATCGCCAGCGCCACCTTCTTCACCACGCTGATCGACTTCTCGGAGCCGGGCGAACTGGGCGTGTTCATCGACGAGAAGGCGGTCGAGGGCCTGGAAAAGAAGATGTTCGAGCGCGGCTACCTCGAAGGCAGCGAAATGGCCGGCACCTTCAACATGCTGCGTTCGAATGACCTGATCTGGTCCTTCGTCGTCAACAACTACCTGATGGGTCGCGAGCCTTTCCCGTTCGACCTGCTGTACTGGAACTCGGACTCGACCCGCATGCCGGCCTGCATGCACAGCTTCTATCTGCGCCAGATGTACATCCAGAACAAGCTGCGCGAGCCGGGCGGCATCACCGTGCTGGGCGAGCCGATCGACATCCGCAAGATCAAGGTGCCGGTGTACTTCGTGTCGGCCATCGAGGACCACATCGCGCCGTGGAAGAGCACCTATCTCGGCGCCCAGCTGGTGTCGGGCCCGGTGCGCTTCGTGCTCGGCGGATCCGGCCACATCGCCGGCATCGTCAATCCGCCTGCGGCCAACAAGTACGGCTACTGGACCAACCCCGGCGTGAAGCTGGCGGGTGATGCCGACGAGTGGTTCAACGGCTGCACCCAGCACCCGGGTTCGTGGTGGACCGACTGGCAGGAATGGGTGAGCGCGCAGGACGCGGACACCGTGCCGGCGCGTGACCCGGCCAAGGGCAAGCTGAAGCCGATCGAAGACGCGCCGGGCCGTTTCGCCAAGCTGCGTCTGGACACGATGAAGAAGTGA
- a CDS encoding Hpt domain-containing protein: protein MNTSTSEQDLGPLIWVRGEIDLALVRAAEALGDGQHGSGAEALKFAQTHLHQARGALAIVGLDGLTHFCDALEQTLADWHGGRLVDTGTAGAVALRAIAAIRTHLDELVAGGSDQPMRLMSLYRDLMALRGEAVVAPSELFFPDLTLRPPPAPSAAAALSPLDRARALRSARSQFERGLLRFLRDDRDGLLQMRQAVGAIEQTQTAPATRAFWWVAGALFDGMAQGAIQGDFFIKRLCARIDVQMRRLLEGSRGVAERLMRDSLYFIATAEHPTPALRAVRDTYRLDTLLATDADTRDDIAALRPALAALRESLGQAKEAWTRFSSGAAVALPQFHEQCESMVASAARVGQPDLARLAAALLDLGQWLRRDPLQHQENLAMEVATALLVMDALVEQFSRAQSDDLPAQVDTLIDRLARARRGETLPAMQIPLFDEMSRRAQERLFMGQVAREILASLTEVEQQLDAYFRNPAKAAELAALAAPLKQVEGALNMLGQDAAVSLVRRCAQQIARMAQPDHVAVEGEFEALAHQLSGLGFFVDKLQYGPADLDAILNPRGSAPAAGDAPTEADEASVESELAARRNEATQLLDRLAHGDADERTRDELQQSLETIRQDAKLLADEKLEKRVTETLAALKAGDDAVADAVQALAEAPVESLAPSADTVRLAEASQEEFDAELLEIFIEEAREVLDNIASGTAAARQAPHSQELLTALRRGFHTLKGSGRMVGLRDLGESAYAIEQVMNRWLSSERDGTPELFDLLDRARDLFAGWVEQLADGNTVTPEHGWLPPACAALFGGEPDDSEAAPAAPVTIEAAAAPEENALDIELDMDLDFNLDEADTAAGVIELDDAPQVVEATAPDFDLDLDLGLPVASEAEAVIDSPEAIDITADVDAEDLALDAGTDRTLFDLFVAEARGHLATLRRELARLHVNPSLLPTQDSLIAAHTLGGISLTVGQPDISALAKALEHALSRCEAHGEPPADHESALLNTAASTLESQVGAIADGGQAHAAPALVEQLDALFFHTRPAVELPVLELPAGSHDLPSAPDLDVGAADIDGITPIESGARSVLSDRDGFRCGLDADGNTQPEPEPAAEAVDENSAPEADAELPAADVPLLEEPALDLSPEEAAEAVTATDEIVLDEALADEDMRFEKVALPDEYVLPQTSDLPTAADSLRSAAPRSAAETADAPRVADDIDPQLLPIFIEEAHDLLRDIGHELRAWREEPEQLSASDVLRRQLHTLKGSARMAGVMRFGDLVHSMEGVIEAPCSADERPAVLDELEMAYDRCEELVARLERGETGEPHEVASADADGTQAVPAAGDDDAGTVRERPTVRVRSDMVDRFVNEAGEMSIARTRIEGELRALRGSLNDLTENVQRLRGQLREIEIHAESQMQSRMAAAEAHHEQFDPLEMDRFTRLQELSRLMTESLSDVTTVQYNLVRNLDAADTAIQSQARLNRELSQALMSVRMVPFSTLEDRLYRVARQSAKELGKKVNLELRNTQIELDREVLEQMTGPIEHLLRNAVAHGIESREARAASGKSETGEIVITLTQQTNEVVIELADDGAGLAFDRIRARGVERGLIAPDETVDERRLTGLIFEPGFSTAAAVSELAGRGVGMDVVKNATTALGGRIETTSETGHGTRFRLSLPMTLAVTQSVLVSSAGKTYAIPSSMVQHARELKGDAGEALREAGGQDWLGTHYRYQYLPRLLGDGHSQPVPGSWALLINSGHEFMALEVDALRGNQEVVVKPVGPQLSKLVGISGATVLPDGEVTLIINPVAIAARNRSELLRATSADEPVRTMAPVAQAVEAPLIMVVDDSLTVRKVTSRLLEREGYRVVTAKDGVDALEKLIDTEPAVMLVDIEMPRMDGFDLTRNVRADARTKAIPIIMITSRTAEKHKTYAREIGVNHYLGKPYNEAELLELITGYAPPPDTL, encoded by the coding sequence ATGAACACCTCTACCAGCGAACAGGATCTGGGCCCGCTGATCTGGGTCCGCGGCGAGATCGACCTCGCCCTCGTGCGCGCCGCCGAGGCACTCGGTGACGGTCAGCACGGCAGCGGCGCCGAAGCACTGAAATTCGCCCAGACACACCTGCACCAGGCGCGCGGCGCGCTGGCCATCGTCGGTCTCGACGGCCTGACCCATTTCTGCGACGCGCTCGAACAGACACTGGCCGACTGGCACGGTGGCCGGCTCGTCGACACCGGCACCGCCGGTGCTGTCGCGCTGCGCGCCATCGCCGCGATCCGCACCCACCTGGACGAACTGGTAGCCGGGGGCAGCGACCAGCCGATGCGGCTGATGTCGCTCTACCGCGACCTGATGGCGCTGCGCGGCGAAGCCGTGGTGGCGCCGTCGGAACTGTTCTTCCCCGATCTGACGCTGCGCCCGCCGCCGGCACCATCCGCCGCCGCGGCGCTGTCGCCGCTGGATCGCGCGCGCGCATTGCGCAGTGCGCGCAGCCAGTTCGAACGCGGCCTGCTGCGCTTCCTGCGTGACGACCGCGACGGCCTGCTGCAGATGCGCCAGGCCGTCGGCGCGATCGAACAGACGCAGACCGCACCGGCCACGCGCGCCTTCTGGTGGGTCGCCGGTGCGCTGTTCGACGGCATGGCGCAGGGCGCCATCCAGGGCGATTTCTTCATCAAGCGGCTGTGCGCGCGCATCGACGTGCAGATGCGCCGCCTGCTCGAAGGCTCGCGCGGCGTGGCCGAGCGGCTGATGCGTGACTCGCTGTACTTCATTGCCACCGCCGAACACCCGACGCCTGCACTGCGCGCGGTGCGCGACACCTACCGGCTGGACACGCTGCTGGCCACCGACGCCGACACGCGCGACGACATCGCCGCGCTGCGTCCGGCGCTGGCCGCACTGCGCGAGTCGCTCGGTCAGGCCAAGGAGGCGTGGACGCGCTTCTCGTCCGGCGCCGCCGTGGCGCTGCCGCAGTTCCACGAACAGTGCGAATCCATGGTCGCGTCGGCGGCGCGCGTCGGTCAGCCCGACCTCGCCCGGCTCGCCGCGGCACTGCTCGACCTCGGTCAGTGGCTGCGGCGCGATCCGCTGCAGCACCAGGAAAACCTGGCGATGGAAGTCGCCACCGCACTGCTGGTGATGGACGCACTGGTCGAGCAGTTCAGCCGCGCCCAGAGCGACGACCTGCCGGCCCAGGTCGATACGCTGATCGACCGCCTGGCGCGCGCTCGTCGCGGCGAAACACTGCCGGCGATGCAGATTCCGCTGTTCGACGAAATGTCGCGCCGCGCCCAGGAGCGGCTGTTCATGGGGCAGGTCGCGCGCGAAATCCTGGCCAGCCTGACCGAGGTCGAACAGCAGCTCGACGCCTACTTCCGCAATCCCGCCAAGGCGGCCGAACTGGCTGCGCTGGCTGCGCCGCTGAAGCAGGTGGAAGGCGCGCTGAACATGCTGGGGCAGGACGCCGCGGTGTCGCTGGTGCGGCGCTGCGCGCAGCAGATCGCCCGCATGGCGCAACCCGACCACGTCGCCGTTGAGGGCGAATTCGAGGCGCTGGCGCACCAGCTGTCCGGCCTCGGCTTCTTCGTGGACAAGCTGCAGTACGGCCCGGCCGATCTCGACGCCATCCTGAACCCGCGCGGCAGCGCACCAGCGGCCGGCGACGCGCCGACCGAGGCGGACGAAGCCAGCGTCGAGTCGGAACTGGCAGCGCGGCGCAACGAGGCGACCCAGTTGCTCGACCGGCTGGCGCACGGCGACGCCGACGAGCGCACGCGCGACGAGCTGCAGCAGTCGCTCGAAACCATCCGCCAGGACGCCAAACTGCTGGCCGACGAAAAGCTGGAAAAGCGGGTGACCGAAACGCTGGCCGCGCTGAAGGCCGGCGACGATGCGGTGGCCGATGCGGTGCAGGCGCTGGCCGAAGCCCCGGTCGAATCGCTGGCGCCGTCTGCCGACACGGTGCGTCTGGCCGAAGCCAGCCAGGAGGAGTTCGATGCCGAACTGCTCGAAATCTTCATCGAGGAAGCGCGCGAAGTTCTCGACAACATCGCCTCCGGCACCGCCGCCGCACGTCAGGCGCCGCACAGCCAGGAGCTGTTGACTGCGCTGCGCCGTGGCTTCCACACGCTGAAGGGCAGCGGCCGCATGGTCGGCCTGCGCGACCTCGGCGAAAGCGCGTACGCGATCGAGCAGGTGATGAACCGCTGGCTGTCCAGCGAGCGCGACGGCACACCTGAGCTGTTCGACCTGCTCGACCGCGCGCGCGACCTGTTCGCCGGCTGGGTCGAACAGCTGGCCGACGGCAACACCGTCACGCCCGAGCACGGCTGGCTGCCGCCCGCCTGCGCCGCGCTGTTCGGCGGCGAGCCGGACGACAGCGAAGCGGCCCCGGCCGCGCCGGTCACCATCGAGGCGGCCGCAGCGCCGGAGGAGAACGCGCTCGACATCGAGCTCGACATGGACCTCGATTTCAATCTCGACGAGGCCGACACGGCAGCAGGCGTCATCGAACTGGACGACGCGCCGCAGGTGGTCGAGGCAACGGCCCCCGACTTCGATCTCGATCTGGACCTCGGCCTGCCCGTCGCCAGCGAAGCCGAAGCCGTCATCGACAGCCCGGAAGCGATCGATATCACGGCCGACGTCGACGCCGAAGATCTCGCCCTGGACGCCGGCACCGACCGCACGCTGTTCGACCTGTTCGTCGCCGAGGCGCGCGGCCATCTGGCCACGCTGCGGCGCGAACTTGCCCGCCTGCACGTCAATCCGTCGCTGCTGCCGACACAGGACAGCCTGATCGCCGCGCACACGCTGGGCGGCATTTCGCTGACCGTCGGCCAGCCTGACATCAGCGCGCTGGCGAAGGCGCTCGAGCACGCGCTGAGCCGCTGCGAAGCCCACGGCGAGCCGCCGGCCGACCACGAATCGGCGCTGCTGAACACCGCCGCCAGCACGCTCGAAAGCCAGGTCGGCGCGATCGCCGACGGGGGTCAGGCGCACGCTGCGCCGGCCCTGGTCGAACAGCTCGACGCGCTGTTCTTCCACACCCGCCCGGCCGTCGAGTTGCCGGTGCTGGAACTGCCGGCCGGCAGCCACGACCTCCCTTCCGCCCCGGATCTGGACGTCGGCGCCGCGGACATCGACGGAATCACCCCGATCGAAAGCGGCGCCCGTTCGGTACTGAGCGACCGCGACGGCTTCCGCTGCGGCCTCGACGCGGACGGCAATACCCAGCCCGAGCCCGAACCGGCGGCCGAAGCGGTCGATGAGAACTCGGCGCCTGAGGCCGACGCCGAACTGCCCGCGGCGGACGTCCCGCTGCTCGAAGAGCCGGCGCTCGACCTGTCGCCCGAGGAGGCGGCAGAGGCCGTGACGGCCACCGACGAAATCGTGCTCGACGAAGCGCTGGCGGACGAAGACATGCGCTTCGAGAAGGTGGCGCTGCCGGACGAGTACGTGCTGCCGCAGACCAGCGACCTGCCGACCGCGGCCGACAGCCTGCGCAGCGCGGCGCCACGTAGCGCCGCCGAAACCGCGGACGCACCGCGCGTTGCCGACGATATCGACCCGCAGCTGCTGCCCATCTTCATCGAGGAAGCGCACGACCTGCTGCGCGACATCGGCCACGAACTGCGCGCATGGCGTGAAGAGCCGGAGCAGCTGTCGGCCTCCGACGTGCTGCGCCGTCAGCTGCACACGCTGAAGGGCAGCGCGCGCATGGCCGGCGTCATGCGCTTCGGCGATCTGGTGCACAGCATGGAGGGCGTGATCGAAGCGCCCTGCAGTGCCGACGAACGCCCGGCCGTGCTCGACGAACTCGAAATGGCCTACGACCGCTGCGAGGAACTGGTCGCCCGGCTGGAACGCGGGGAAACGGGCGAGCCGCACGAAGTCGCAAGCGCGGACGCCGACGGCACCCAGGCGGTGCCGGCTGCCGGCGACGACGATGCCGGTACGGTGCGCGAGCGGCCCACGGTGCGCGTGCGTTCCGACATGGTCGACCGCTTCGTGAACGAAGCCGGCGAAATGAGCATCGCGCGCACCCGTATCGAGGGCGAACTGCGCGCGCTGCGCGGCTCGCTGAACGACCTGACCGAAAACGTGCAGCGTCTGCGCGGCCAGCTGCGCGAAATCGAGATCCACGCCGAAAGCCAGATGCAGTCGCGCATGGCGGCGGCCGAAGCACATCACGAACAGTTCGACCCGCTGGAGATGGACCGCTTCACGCGACTGCAGGAACTGTCACGGCTGATGACCGAGAGCCTGTCCGACGTGACCACCGTGCAGTACAACCTGGTGCGCAACCTCGACGCCGCCGACACCGCAATCCAGTCGCAGGCGCGGCTGAACCGCGAGCTGTCGCAGGCGCTGATGTCGGTGCGCATGGTGCCGTTCTCGACGCTTGAAGACCGGCTCTACCGGGTCGCCCGGCAGTCGGCCAAGGAGCTGGGCAAGAAGGTGAACCTCGAACTGCGCAACACGCAGATCGAGCTGGACCGCGAAGTGCTGGAACAGATGACCGGTCCGATCGAGCACCTGCTGCGCAACGCGGTGGCCCACGGCATCGAGTCGCGCGAGGCGCGCGCCGCCTCCGGCAAGTCGGAAACCGGCGAAATCGTGATCACGCTGACCCAGCAGACCAACGAAGTGGTGATCGAACTGGCCGACGACGGCGCCGGCCTCGCCTTCGACCGCATCCGCGCGCGCGGTGTCGAGCGCGGCCTGATCGCGCCGGACGAGACGGTCGACGAGCGCCGTCTGACCGGGCTGATCTTCGAACCGGGCTTCTCGACCGCGGCAGCGGTATCCGAGCTGGCCGGCCGCGGCGTCGGCATGGACGTGGTGAAGAACGCGACCACCGCACTCGGCGGTCGCATCGAAACCACGAGCGAAACCGGCCACGGCACGCGTTTCCGGCTGTCGCTGCCGATGACGCTGGCGGTAACGCAGTCGGTGCTGGTAAGCAGCGCCGGCAAGACCTATGCGATTCCGTCGTCGATGGTGCAGCACGCACGCGAACTGAAGGGCGACGCCGGCGAGGCGCTGCGCGAGGCGGGCGGACAGGATTGGCTGGGCACGCACTACCGCTACCAGTACCTGCCGCGCCTGCTCGGCGACGGTCACAGCCAGCCGGTGCCCGGCAGCTGGGCGCTGCTGATCAACAGCGGCCACGAATTCATGGCGCTGGAAGTCGATGCGCTGCGCGGCAACCAGGAAGTGGTGGTGAAGCCGGTCGGCCCGCAGCTGTCGAAGCTGGTCGGCATTTCCGGTGCCACCGTGCTGCCCGACGGCGAGGTGACGCTGATCATCAACCCGGTGGCGATCGCCGCGCGCAACCGCAGCGAACTGCTGCGCGCGACGTCAGCTGACGAACCGGTGCGCACGATGGCACCGGTGGCGCAGGCGGTCGAAGCGCCGCTGATCATGGTGGTGGATGACTCGCTGACCGTGCGCAAGGTGACCAGCCGTCTGCTGGAGCGCGAGGGCTATCGCGTGGTGACCGCGAAGGACGGCGTGGATGCGCTGGAAAAGCTGATCGACACCGAGCCGGCCGTGATGCTGGTGGACATCGAAATGCCGCGCATGGACGGCTTCGACCTGACGCGCAACGTGCGTGCCGATGCACGCACGAAGGCTATCCCCATCATCATGATCACCTCGCGTACGGCGGAAAAGCACAAGACCTACGCGCGCGAGATCGGCGTGAACCACTACCTCGGCAAGCCCTACAACGAGGCCGAGCTGCTGGAACTGATCACCGGCTACGCCCCGCCGCCCGACACCCTCTGA
- a CDS encoding MBL fold metallo-hydrolase yields MSAHDPVLEQHPASAPQPGRLAPVVRGVHWLRMPVAFAPGHVNVWAIEDQDEHGPCWTLVDAGFPDDATRANWLQALSGDLAGRPVRRILITHCHPDHFGLGDWLAEQTGARIWMSLGEYLTAQAWFGDTPASGIDLMADFFRQHGLPPAQTEAMQLEGRRYRRTVGSVPVAMRRILPGEVITIGDDAWEALVGHGHSPEHLSFYRAHDPVLIAGDMLLPTISPNTPTLPFEPETDAVGQYLDSIERFRTLAAATVVLPAHGDPYRGVVARVDALRLHHDKRLAQIAALCDEPRHAFELLPRLFKRELDSFQTRFAMGEVIAHLNHLWQAGQLRRLPGQDGVIRFTQP; encoded by the coding sequence GTGTCCGCCCACGATCCCGTTCTCGAACAGCATCCCGCGAGTGCGCCGCAACCCGGCCGGCTCGCGCCGGTGGTGCGCGGCGTGCACTGGCTGCGCATGCCGGTCGCCTTCGCGCCCGGTCATGTAAACGTCTGGGCGATCGAGGACCAGGACGAGCACGGCCCCTGCTGGACCCTGGTCGATGCCGGCTTCCCCGACGACGCGACGCGCGCCAACTGGCTGCAGGCGCTGTCCGGCGACCTGGCCGGCCGTCCCGTGCGGCGCATCCTGATCACCCATTGCCATCCGGACCACTTCGGTCTGGGCGACTGGCTCGCCGAACAGACCGGCGCCCGCATCTGGATGTCGCTCGGCGAGTACCTGACCGCGCAGGCATGGTTCGGTGACACGCCGGCATCCGGCATCGATCTGATGGCGGACTTCTTCCGTCAGCATGGTCTGCCGCCCGCGCAGACCGAAGCGATGCAGCTCGAAGGCAGGCGCTATCGGCGTACCGTAGGTTCGGTGCCGGTGGCGATGCGCCGCATCCTGCCCGGCGAGGTGATCACCATCGGCGACGACGCCTGGGAGGCGCTTGTCGGCCACGGTCACTCGCCCGAGCATCTTTCGTTCTACCGCGCGCACGACCCGGTGCTGATCGCCGGCGACATGCTGCTGCCCACCATTTCACCGAACACGCCGACGCTGCCTTTCGAACCGGAGACCGACGCCGTCGGTCAGTACCTCGATTCGATCGAACGTTTCCGCACGCTCGCTGCGGCCACCGTCGTGCTGCCGGCGCACGGCGACCCGTATCGCGGCGTGGTTGCCCGCGTCGATGCCTTGCGCCTGCACCACGACAAGCGCCTCGCCCAGATCGCCGCGCTGTGCGACGAGCCGCGGCACGCCTTCGAATTGCTGCCGCGCCTATTCAAGCGCGAACTCGACAGTTTCCAGACCCGGTTTGCCATGGGAGAGGTGATCGCTCACCTGAACCATCTGTGGCAAGCCGGACAACTGCGCCGCCTGCCCGGGCAGGACGGCGTGATCCGCTTTACCCAGCCTTGA